One part of the Ovis canadensis isolate MfBH-ARS-UI-01 breed Bighorn chromosome 8, ARS-UI_OviCan_v2, whole genome shotgun sequence genome encodes these proteins:
- the IL22RA2 gene encoding interleukin-22 receptor subunit alpha-2, producing MTLKCCFLGFLLSVLLPGVVETQPANESLKPQRVHFQSRNFHNILHWQPGRACLGNNSIYFVQYKVYGERQWKNKENCWGIREFFCDLTNETSDIWEPYYGRVKTTLAGIHSGWTMTQRFTPWWETKIDPPVINIAHINGSLLVNLHAPNLPYRDQKGENVSMEYYELVYRVFIINNSLEKEQKVYEGAHRVVEIKVTSPHTGYCVVAEIYQPMLDRKSQRSRERCVESP from the exons ATGACGCTGAAGTGTTGCTTTCTAGGCTTCCTCCTCAGTGTCCTCCTGCCTGGTGTGGTAG AAACTCAGCCAGCCAACGAGTCTCTGAAACCTCAACGAGTCCATTTTCAATCCCGAAATTTTCACAACATTTTGCACTGGCAGCCTGGGCGGGCTTGTCTTGGGAACAACAGTATCTATTTCGTGCAGTATAAAGT GTATGGAGAGAGACagtggaaaaataaagagaactgcTGGGGGATTCGAGAGTTCTTCTGTGACCTTACCAATGAAACGTCAGATATATGGGAACCTTATTATGGGAGAGTGAAGACAACTCTGGCTGGGATCCACTCAGGCTGGACCATGACACAGCGGTTCACTCCATGGTGGGAAA CAAAAATAGATCCTCCAGTCATAAATATAGCCCACAttaatggatctttgttggtaaatcTCCATGCTCCCAACTTACCATACAGAGACCAAAAAGGGGAAAATGTGTCAATGGAATACTATGAGCTAGTATATCGAGTCTTCATAATTaacaattcactggaaaag GAGCAAAAGGTGTATGAAGGAGCTCACAGAGTTGTTGAAATTAAAGTTACCTCACCTCACACTGGTTACTGTGTAGTGGCTGAGATATACCAGCCCATGTTAGACAGAAAAAGTCAGAGAAGCCGAGAGAGATGCGTGGAAAGTCCTTGA